In Spirosoma aureum, a single genomic region encodes these proteins:
- a CDS encoding cation:proton antiporter: MDSSILIIVLSLSVLISYAFDLFSSRFRTPSVLLLLLLGGITRQATNYFGVQVPFVNTILPTLGTLGLILIVLENGLDLELHREKLSVIRRTLVASVFSVAGITFLLASVLYLLLNDSFYHCLIAALPFSIISSAVAIPSISNISYGQGEFVVYESAFAGIIGVLVFNFLLLSQNSIWGAVWFFARDMLIMALLSLGCCFLLLYLIGRINHRIKFLPIISVLFLVYAIAEINHLSSLLLILIFGLFLNNTELFIRGQLSRILKNDLFEKELDQLKNLTAEGAFVVRTFFFLILGYAAVPGELLDRDALIVSAIFVAVIIGWRWITLRLTYQGPMKPLLWIAPRGLITILLYLNIPPDMRVIGFRDGIPILVIVLSLIVMVAGGLGQKPVLPNE, encoded by the coding sequence ATGGATTCTTCGATTCTCATTATTGTTCTAAGCTTATCCGTTTTAATTTCCTACGCGTTTGACCTGTTTAGCAGCCGGTTCCGAACGCCTTCGGTACTATTGCTCTTATTATTAGGTGGAATAACCCGACAGGCAACTAATTACTTTGGCGTTCAGGTACCGTTTGTAAACACAATCCTGCCGACGCTCGGTACGCTAGGCTTAATTCTGATCGTACTTGAAAATGGCCTTGATCTGGAATTGCATCGGGAAAAACTAAGTGTGATTCGTCGTACGCTGGTTGCATCCGTATTCTCAGTAGCGGGCATTACCTTTCTGTTAGCCAGCGTTTTATATCTATTGCTGAACGATTCGTTTTATCATTGTTTGATTGCGGCCCTGCCATTCTCGATCATTAGCAGCGCGGTCGCTATTCCAAGCATATCAAATATATCATATGGGCAGGGTGAGTTTGTGGTTTATGAATCGGCTTTTGCGGGAATAATTGGAGTCTTAGTATTTAATTTTCTGTTGCTCAGCCAGAATTCGATATGGGGTGCCGTCTGGTTTTTTGCCCGTGATATGCTCATTATGGCGTTGCTATCGTTGGGGTGCTGCTTCCTGTTGCTGTATCTGATTGGACGGATCAACCATCGAATCAAATTCCTGCCGATCATATCAGTACTCTTTCTGGTTTATGCCATCGCCGAAATCAACCATTTGTCGTCCTTGTTATTGATCCTGATTTTTGGCCTGTTTTTGAATAATACCGAATTATTCATTCGCGGCCAGTTAAGCCGGATTCTAAAGAATGACCTGTTCGAGAAGGAGCTGGATCAGCTTAAAAATCTTACGGCCGAAGGTGCGTTTGTTGTCCGCACGTTCTTTTTTTTGATTCTGGGCTATGCCGCTGTTCCCGGTGAACTACTGGATCGGGATGCACTGATCGTGAGTGCCATATTTGTTGCAGTCATTATTGGCTGGCGGTGGATCACGCTTCGCCTGACTTATCAGGGGCCGATGAAGCCACTTCTCTGGATTGCCCCGCGTGGTTTGATCACTATTCTGCTTTACCTCAACATCCCCCCGGATATGCGGGTAATTGGTTTCCGGGATGGAATTCCAATACTTGTCATCGTGCTTTCACTGATCGTTATGGTAGCGGGCGGCCTCGGCCAAAAGCCTGTACTTCCTAATGAATGA
- a CDS encoding PE-PGRS family protein produces the protein MRIVLLVLGTLTVVSCTIGVTPDAGTFSSNPTSTPVTPGQINEASGLADSRTQPGNLWIEQDSGSPAELALLGYDGKLKGKMSIPNTTNIDWEDMAIGPGPQDGKNYIYIADIGDNNAQRPTSVLYRFIEPANLQETIGQVERINYKYPDGPRDAEAFIVDPQTRDTWIISKREEKVHLYRLPYPQDINQVTTLQTYGELPSFGDGLAGYVTSAAISPDGSEILVRTYTGIFYWKRTPGQTVADALQKGTRSLLTSRMEPQGEAICFDKDGKGFFTISELASASSVNLYYYAKQ, from the coding sequence ATGCGCATTGTCCTTTTAGTTCTTGGTACACTAACTGTCGTTTCCTGTACTATTGGTGTTACTCCTGATGCGGGTACTTTTAGTAGTAATCCTACATCGACACCTGTTACGCCGGGTCAGATTAACGAAGCATCCGGCCTGGCTGATAGCCGTACTCAACCCGGTAATCTCTGGATTGAACAGGATAGCGGTAGCCCGGCCGAACTGGCTTTGCTGGGGTATGATGGTAAGTTGAAGGGGAAAATGAGTATTCCGAACACGACCAACATCGATTGGGAGGATATGGCTATAGGCCCTGGGCCTCAGGATGGGAAAAATTACATATATATTGCCGACATCGGCGACAACAACGCCCAGCGACCAACCAGCGTGCTATACCGGTTCATTGAACCGGCTAATTTGCAGGAGACAATCGGACAGGTGGAGCGGATTAATTACAAATATCCTGACGGACCTCGCGATGCTGAAGCATTTATTGTCGATCCCCAGACCCGTGATACGTGGATAATTTCCAAACGGGAAGAGAAAGTCCATCTGTATCGGCTTCCGTATCCACAGGATATTAACCAGGTTACCACACTTCAGACCTATGGTGAACTGCCCTCCTTTGGCGATGGACTAGCGGGCTACGTAACGAGTGCGGCCATTTCGCCCGACGGTAGTGAAATTTTAGTCCGTACCTATACCGGTATTTTTTATTGGAAACGTACACCTGGCCAAACTGTCGCTGATGCGCTGCAAAAAGGTACCCGATCGCTGTTGACATCGCGCATGGAACCGCAGGGTGAAGCTATTTGCTTCGATAAAGACGGAAAAGGCTTTTTTACCATTAGCGAACTGGCTAGTGCTTCGTCGGTGAATCTGTACTACTACGCCAAACAGTAA
- the crtD gene encoding 1-hydroxycarotenoid 3,4-desaturase CrtD codes for MTRKAAVIGAGIAGIASAIRLAVKGYVVDVFEANAYAGGKLSGFEDVTPDGQSYRFDAGPSLFTMPHLVDELFKLAGRNPADYFEYTLLDETCRYFWDDNTRLTAWADLDRFGKEIETVFGEPSIHLHQHLADSARKYAVTEKLFLHRSLHKLSTWFNRDALTGYLNLPRLGVFGTMNGANERRFNNPRLVQLFNRYATYNGSDPYQTPATMNIIPHLEYNIGAFFPKGGMVSITNSLLKLAEELGVRFHYNTYVTEIVTKDMRAVAIKFTSQTGRLPRLNQEMATTSSTESEISVVISNMDIVSTFRKLLPNARQPERILRQPKSSSGLIFYWGIKQQFAELGLHNIIFSTDYRAEFNALFGQNQVPDDPTIYLNCSAKLKPDDAPAGCENWFILLNVPNNTGQDWDAMIARARQRILQKLSHTLGTEISSLIETESILDPRSIEARTSSAQGALYGNSSNNRFAAFLRHANFSRQFKNLYFVGGSVHPGGGIPLCLLSAKIATDLV; via the coding sequence GTGACTAGAAAAGCTGCAGTCATTGGGGCCGGAATCGCCGGGATTGCCAGCGCCATCCGATTGGCCGTGAAGGGTTATGTGGTCGACGTATTCGAGGCTAATGCCTATGCGGGCGGTAAATTGTCTGGTTTCGAAGACGTAACGCCCGACGGGCAATCGTACCGCTTCGACGCTGGTCCGTCGCTTTTTACGATGCCGCATTTAGTAGACGAACTATTTAAACTCGCTGGCCGAAATCCCGCCGATTATTTTGAGTACACCCTCCTTGACGAAACCTGTCGCTATTTCTGGGACGATAACACGCGCCTGACTGCCTGGGCCGATCTTGATCGATTTGGAAAAGAGATCGAAACCGTATTTGGTGAACCCTCTATTCATTTACATCAGCACCTGGCAGACAGTGCCCGGAAATATGCGGTAACGGAGAAATTATTTCTGCATCGATCACTCCATAAGCTGTCGACCTGGTTCAATCGTGACGCGCTGACTGGTTACCTTAATCTACCCAGACTCGGTGTTTTTGGGACCATGAACGGGGCAAATGAACGTCGGTTCAATAACCCCAGGCTGGTGCAGTTATTTAATCGATACGCTACATATAACGGCTCAGATCCGTATCAGACGCCGGCAACGATGAATATTATTCCGCATCTGGAATATAATATCGGGGCTTTCTTCCCGAAAGGGGGCATGGTGAGTATTACCAATAGTTTGCTGAAACTGGCCGAAGAATTGGGTGTGCGTTTCCACTACAATACCTATGTTACAGAAATTGTGACGAAGGATATGCGTGCCGTGGCTATTAAATTCACCTCGCAGACTGGTCGCCTTCCACGGCTGAATCAGGAAATGGCTACTACTAGCTCAACGGAAAGTGAGATTAGTGTTGTCATTTCTAATATGGATATTGTCAGTACATTCCGGAAACTGCTGCCGAATGCCCGACAACCCGAGCGAATTCTACGACAACCTAAATCGAGTTCGGGATTGATTTTTTATTGGGGCATCAAGCAGCAGTTTGCCGAACTGGGGTTGCACAATATAATCTTTAGTACTGATTATCGGGCCGAATTCAATGCCTTATTCGGGCAGAATCAGGTCCCAGACGATCCGACCATTTACCTGAATTGTAGTGCAAAGCTTAAGCCAGATGATGCGCCGGCAGGCTGCGAAAACTGGTTTATCCTGTTAAACGTGCCAAACAACACCGGTCAGGACTGGGATGCTATGATTGCCCGGGCCCGGCAGCGTATTTTGCAGAAACTGAGTCATACACTGGGGACGGAGATTAGCTCACTTATTGAAACGGAATCGATACTGGACCCCCGAAGCATTGAAGCCAGAACCTCTTCAGCGCAGGGCGCTTTATACGGGAACAGCAGCAATAACCGGTTTGCTGCATTTTTGCGCCATGCCAATTTCTCCCGACAGTTTAAGAATCTCTATTTTGTTGGTGGCAGCGTTCATCCAGGGGGTGGCATTCCACTCTGCTTGTTATCGGCAAAAATCGCAACGGATTTAGTGTAG
- a CDS encoding PAS domain-containing protein produces the protein MLTDKSPDIQFSQLLDALPDAVIWMKTIRDKSNQIVDFRIDYVNKKAEEYSQGKYQVSIGTLLLGDNRHDQVYMAQIFRKMCVLYETGQPDEDTYFNTILNRWYLISRSKLGDGVLSVTRDISSLKAAEQEKQSQTELLQTILDTSLNNVFVYEAIRDTAGQIQDFRVRLANPAGRQDVMSRYGKEVMGNTLLGFRPSSRETGQFNLFCQVIETGKPVWAQHYYPDVQEWYDTAITKLGDGCVVTGVNITQQKQDLLRYKRLSDLLNSVLNSSPNGIKAMEAIRETAPDGLPGKIIDFVVTVINKAGADIRGLDANDIVGKRALEVFPDLQQTELFDQFCNVTETGDPQHSQSLHSDVWYDMALAPFGNGLVITYTDITESKRVKQVIEEAAAENKRQADLLNSVLDNSTNGIMAFESIRNELGVITDFTFIAINKAASQLSGRSPDDMIGQSMLSIFPGNAKSGMLEMYIHTVETGERTSMETYYGYDGLDFWVAVSAMKLGDGFVVTFSDISEAKRAQQQISQTADLLQTVINNSPTALVLYEPIRDESNEVIDFRYKLANPVAATATGRSVEYMQGNTLFTMFPIAAQKGFFDRLRIVLETGETQQYEHHFSDDGVDLWAEITMVKQEKDVLTVFQYITDLKRAQQELERSRAELQTVIDTSQTGIFLFSPVRDETGSVIDFRFRVANRQLASYVGQDTETVMGALGSTWFPDYKNNGLFELYNKTYQTGEPQRFDFHYDGGGIDAWLDIMSTKMGDEVLVTFSDYTSLKQLQQQLETSVIELQRSNRNLEQFAYVASHDLQEPLRKIQAFGDIIKAQYAPLIGNSGADMIQRMQSAAARMQVLIKDVLAYSRVSAKREEHKPVHLNSVVAEVLIDLETFITEKKAVVTISQLPVIMGDMAQLRQLFQNLISNSLKFVQVDRIPEITISSSLLRGRESGLSIPPPENNQLFHAVELTDNGIGFDPHYAERIFQVFQRLHGRSEYQGTGIGLAIVQKVVENHNGYITADGRPGQGATFRILLPSSSN, from the coding sequence ATGCTAACCGATAAATCGCCCGATATCCAGTTCTCTCAGCTTCTTGATGCATTGCCGGATGCAGTGATCTGGATGAAAACGATCCGCGATAAGAGCAATCAGATCGTTGATTTTCGGATTGATTATGTAAATAAAAAAGCAGAGGAGTATAGCCAGGGTAAGTATCAGGTGAGTATCGGGACACTCCTGCTGGGCGATAACCGGCACGATCAGGTGTATATGGCACAGATTTTCAGGAAAATGTGCGTCCTATACGAAACAGGCCAACCTGATGAAGATACATACTTCAATACTATTCTGAATAGATGGTATCTGATAAGTCGATCTAAATTAGGCGATGGCGTTCTCAGCGTCACCCGCGACATTTCATCCTTAAAAGCGGCTGAGCAGGAAAAGCAGTCCCAGACGGAATTGCTGCAAACGATACTGGATACGTCGCTCAATAATGTTTTTGTTTACGAAGCGATTCGTGATACCGCAGGCCAAATTCAGGATTTTCGGGTTAGGCTGGCCAATCCGGCTGGTCGCCAGGATGTTATGAGTCGGTATGGCAAAGAGGTAATGGGTAACACGTTGCTGGGGTTTCGTCCGAGTTCACGGGAAACAGGCCAGTTTAACCTCTTTTGCCAGGTTATTGAAACCGGAAAGCCCGTTTGGGCGCAGCATTACTACCCGGATGTCCAGGAATGGTATGATACGGCCATCACAAAACTTGGTGATGGATGCGTGGTAACGGGAGTCAATATCACGCAGCAAAAGCAGGATTTGTTGCGATATAAGCGCCTGTCTGATCTACTCAACAGCGTTTTGAATAGCTCGCCAAATGGTATAAAGGCGATGGAAGCCATCCGAGAAACCGCACCGGATGGCTTACCCGGAAAGATTATCGATTTTGTCGTAACGGTGATCAATAAAGCCGGGGCTGATATCCGTGGACTTGACGCAAACGATATTGTTGGCAAACGGGCTTTGGAGGTATTTCCGGATCTCCAGCAAACAGAATTGTTTGACCAATTCTGTAACGTAACCGAAACCGGCGATCCACAGCATAGTCAGAGTTTACACAGCGATGTCTGGTACGATATGGCCCTGGCTCCGTTTGGTAACGGACTCGTCATTACCTATACCGACATTACAGAGAGTAAACGCGTAAAACAGGTCATTGAGGAAGCCGCAGCCGAAAACAAACGACAGGCTGATTTGCTCAACAGTGTACTCGATAATTCGACCAACGGGATTATGGCCTTCGAATCCATCCGGAACGAATTGGGGGTAATTACAGACTTTACGTTCATTGCGATCAACAAAGCTGCCAGCCAGTTGAGTGGTCGTTCGCCCGACGATATGATCGGGCAATCCATGCTGTCAATCTTCCCTGGGAATGCAAAGTCGGGCATGCTGGAAATGTACATTCACACCGTCGAGACGGGTGAGCGTACCAGTATGGAAACGTATTATGGTTATGACGGACTTGATTTCTGGGTTGCCGTTTCGGCCATGAAATTAGGGGATGGTTTTGTCGTTACGTTTTCTGATATATCGGAAGCCAAGCGAGCCCAACAGCAAATCAGCCAGACAGCCGATCTGCTTCAAACGGTAATCAATAACTCCCCGACTGCACTCGTACTCTATGAACCCATACGGGATGAAAGTAATGAGGTGATCGATTTTCGGTATAAGCTGGCTAATCCGGTAGCGGCTACCGCCACCGGTCGATCAGTGGAGTATATGCAGGGAAACACGCTGTTTACGATGTTTCCAATAGCAGCGCAGAAGGGATTCTTTGATCGGTTACGGATTGTTCTCGAAACGGGTGAGACGCAGCAGTATGAACATCATTTTTCGGACGACGGTGTCGATCTGTGGGCTGAAATTACGATGGTCAAACAGGAAAAGGATGTGCTCACTGTCTTCCAGTATATCACCGATTTGAAACGGGCGCAGCAGGAACTGGAACGATCCCGGGCTGAATTGCAGACCGTAATCGATACATCGCAAACTGGTATTTTTCTCTTTAGTCCAGTACGTGATGAAACGGGGAGCGTCATTGATTTCCGGTTTCGGGTAGCCAACCGGCAACTAGCGTCTTATGTTGGCCAGGATACCGAAACGGTTATGGGTGCATTAGGAAGCACGTGGTTCCCTGATTATAAAAATAACGGTCTGTTCGAACTTTATAATAAAACCTATCAAACCGGTGAGCCACAGCGGTTCGATTTTCATTATGATGGTGGCGGGATCGATGCCTGGCTCGATATTATGTCGACCAAAATGGGCGACGAAGTACTGGTAACCTTTAGCGATTATACATCGCTCAAGCAACTTCAGCAGCAACTGGAAACATCGGTAATCGAACTGCAACGGTCGAACCGTAACCTGGAGCAGTTTGCCTATGTCGCCAGCCATGATCTACAGGAACCACTGCGTAAGATTCAGGCATTTGGCGATATTATTAAGGCTCAATATGCGCCACTCATTGGCAATTCGGGGGCAGATATGATCCAACGGATGCAGTCGGCTGCTGCCCGTATGCAGGTACTGATCAAGGATGTATTGGCTTACTCACGTGTTTCTGCTAAGCGGGAAGAACATAAGCCCGTTCATCTGAATAGTGTTGTCGCGGAGGTATTGATAGATCTGGAAACGTTTATAACAGAAAAAAAAGCCGTCGTGACCATAAGCCAACTGCCTGTCATCATGGGTGATATGGCTCAGTTGCGCCAATTGTTTCAGAATCTGATCAGTAATTCCCTGAAGTTTGTACAAGTCGATCGAATCCCGGAAATTACAATTAGTTCGAGCTTGCTTCGTGGTCGTGAGTCGGGGCTTTCTATACCTCCCCCTGAGAACAACCAACTGTTTCATGCGGTCGAACTGACTGATAATGGAATTGGCTTTGATCCACACTACGCTGAACGGATTTTTCAGGTATTCCAGCGCTTGCATGGCCGTAGCGAATATCAGGGAACAGGTATTGGACTGGCTATTGTTCAGAAGGTTGTCGAGAATCACAATGGGTACATCACGGCCGATGGACGACCGGGTCAGGGAGCTACTTTCAGGATATTACTGCCCTCTTCCTCAAATTAA
- a CDS encoding S9 family peptidase, with protein sequence MLHNLTTRRKRVRLLLVLSVIIPLVGRAQDSPTYQTPPKALADLVTVPPTPNVSMSGKGDVMLILEQASAPGIAELAQPEFKLAGLRLNPANNGPSRARYITGLKIKKLTDKDEKTITGLPANPLISYVQWSPDETKIAFTNSTDTRIDLYVADVATAAAQKIGTIALNATLGTPYHWVSDSKNLIVKSIPAGRGPAPEISRVPSSPTTQENVGGKRGQAPTYQDLLKNPSDERQFAYYTTAQVVRLGLDGTTTNIGQPGIILSADPAPNGQYVMIETVHTPFSYLVPVYRFPLKTEVYAIAGSLAKTLNDGPLQETVAYSPDGAPNGPREFAWRADAPASVYYTVAQDNGDPKVKADIRDKVFLTEAPFSAQPKEIYAAQFRFEGFEWGNESTALANERWWQNRKTITKIVNPATWQTSVLFDRSYEDRYTNPGQPDTKQNQYGRDVLNILPSGELIMLNGLGASPEGDRPFVSLLNLKTKQNRELWRSAAPYFERPIAVLDATRQVILTTRETPDENPNYFVRNLKARIAPVQVTFFPHPYPQLKGIQKQQLRYKRSDGVDLTATLYLPVGYKKEQGPLPTFLWAYPAEFKSKDAASQVSGSPYQFNRISYWGAAAFVTMGYAILDNASIPIVGEGDKEPNDTYIEQLVASAKAAIDEGVRLGVVDSSRVGVGGHSYGAFMTANLLTHSKLFKGGIARSGAYNRTLTPFGFQNEQRSYWQAPEVYNKMSPFMNADKMKTPLLLVHGEADNNTGTFPIQSERYYNALKGFGATTRLVFLPYESHGYTAKESLLHMLWEMNGWLDKYVKNPAVAGQGNKAGKVGGGK encoded by the coding sequence ATGCTTCACAACCTGACTACTCGTCGAAAACGTGTTCGACTTCTATTGGTACTTTCGGTCATCATTCCGCTTGTCGGACGCGCCCAGGACAGCCCAACCTACCAGACCCCTCCCAAAGCCCTGGCCGATCTGGTAACCGTTCCGCCCACGCCGAATGTCAGTATGTCGGGCAAGGGTGATGTCATGCTCATTCTCGAACAGGCGTCTGCACCGGGAATTGCCGAACTAGCTCAACCCGAGTTCAAACTAGCTGGTCTGCGCCTGAACCCCGCAAATAATGGCCCCAGCCGAGCGCGTTACATAACCGGCCTCAAAATCAAAAAACTGACGGATAAGGATGAAAAAACCATTACCGGCCTTCCGGCAAATCCACTCATCAGCTATGTACAGTGGTCGCCCGATGAGACTAAAATAGCCTTTACCAATTCAACCGATACCCGTATCGATCTGTACGTTGCCGATGTAGCTACAGCTGCAGCACAGAAAATTGGCACAATTGCCCTCAACGCAACTCTCGGAACACCCTATCACTGGGTATCGGACAGCAAAAACCTGATCGTTAAAAGTATCCCGGCCGGACGTGGTCCGGCACCCGAAATCAGTCGTGTACCCAGTAGCCCGACCACTCAGGAAAACGTCGGTGGCAAACGCGGCCAGGCCCCAACGTACCAGGATTTGCTCAAAAACCCGTCCGACGAGCGGCAATTTGCCTACTATACCACAGCACAAGTTGTTCGGCTGGGGCTGGACGGAACAACAACGAACATTGGCCAGCCGGGCATCATTCTTTCCGCTGATCCGGCACCAAATGGCCAGTATGTGATGATCGAAACAGTTCATACTCCTTTCTCATACCTGGTTCCGGTCTATCGGTTTCCGCTGAAAACGGAGGTTTATGCGATAGCCGGTTCACTGGCCAAAACGCTCAACGACGGCCCGTTGCAGGAAACCGTGGCCTACAGCCCCGATGGTGCTCCCAACGGCCCACGTGAGTTTGCCTGGCGGGCCGATGCTCCGGCTTCGGTCTATTACACGGTAGCTCAGGACAACGGCGATCCTAAAGTAAAGGCAGACATTCGGGACAAGGTCTTTCTGACAGAAGCTCCCTTCTCGGCACAACCCAAAGAGATTTACGCAGCTCAGTTCCGGTTCGAAGGCTTCGAGTGGGGGAATGAATCGACTGCACTGGCCAATGAGCGCTGGTGGCAGAACCGCAAAACAATTACCAAAATCGTTAATCCGGCTACCTGGCAAACGTCCGTTTTGTTTGATCGGTCGTACGAAGATCGTTACACAAACCCTGGCCAACCCGACACGAAGCAGAATCAATATGGTCGCGACGTATTAAATATATTACCTAGCGGAGAGTTGATTATGTTGAACGGACTAGGTGCATCGCCCGAAGGAGACCGTCCCTTTGTGAGCCTGCTCAACCTGAAAACCAAGCAAAATCGTGAGCTATGGCGGTCGGCGGCCCCTTATTTCGAGCGGCCCATTGCCGTACTGGATGCTACTCGGCAAGTGATCTTAACCACGCGCGAAACGCCCGATGAAAACCCAAACTATTTTGTCAGAAATCTGAAAGCTCGTATTGCTCCGGTTCAGGTTACGTTCTTCCCTCACCCCTATCCGCAACTGAAAGGGATTCAGAAACAGCAGCTTCGCTACAAGCGCTCAGATGGCGTCGACCTGACGGCTACGCTTTACCTGCCTGTTGGTTATAAGAAAGAGCAAGGTCCACTACCGACCTTCCTGTGGGCCTACCCTGCTGAGTTTAAAAGCAAGGATGCGGCTAGTCAGGTATCGGGCTCGCCCTATCAGTTTAACCGGATCAGTTACTGGGGAGCGGCTGCGTTCGTAACCATGGGTTACGCCATTCTGGACAACGCCAGCATTCCCATCGTAGGCGAGGGCGATAAAGAACCGAACGACACCTATATTGAGCAGTTGGTAGCCAGTGCCAAAGCGGCCATCGACGAAGGCGTCCGGTTAGGTGTGGTCGATTCAAGTCGTGTGGGTGTGGGCGGCCATTCATACGGCGCATTTATGACGGCCAATCTACTGACTCACAGCAAATTATTCAAAGGTGGCATTGCCCGCAGTGGTGCTTACAACCGTACTCTGACCCCATTTGGGTTCCAGAACGAACAACGTAGCTATTGGCAGGCACCGGAGGTGTATAACAAGATGTCGCCGTTTATGAATGCCGACAAGATGAAGACTCCCCTATTGCTTGTTCATGGCGAAGCGGATAATAATACGGGGACGTTCCCAATTCAGTCGGAGCGGTATTACAATGCGCTAAAAGGCTTTGGCGCAACAACGCGGTTAGTATTCCTGCCCTATGAGAGTCACGGCTACACGGCCAAAGAATCGTTACTGCACATGCTGTGGGAAATGAACGGCTGGCTCGATAAATACGTCAAAAACCCAGCCGTAGCCGGACAGGGCAACAAAGCAGGAAAAGTTGGCGGAGGAAAATAA